A portion of the Colius striatus isolate bColStr4 chromosome 1, bColStr4.1.hap1, whole genome shotgun sequence genome contains these proteins:
- the CENPJ gene encoding centromere protein J isoform X1, whose product MLMLHQQLNWNAIDKMPAVEDPSSGQNFIGRWMSDSSRAGVLLDPCFTGLKINKENLLRGPENVTAFPAQVLHLSDSCSVSDDSLYEESGSSCTLQQYTTETSSPAAACNIEASKPDFVHGGVDGQNKSDHSDPLLQKLEQLKELQQQKQEQLKKQQMEQLQRLMEEQQKLLSMVSGQSADPGSALMPESQKLRPGHSVCLTTLHQLPSPGYQNIFEDRASSPVASPHMQGSDFLQKLSNKECTSSLKNSLSRVSACERQGKRMLCPEQKMETLMEDEDDPSDPVCVDSANLSENSSGGKDLWTNTEERPIKAAIQEKKQTFEEFLEEQIRLEEQRLEQNQKQETNGSSIQKPVIKRPFLRRGEGLTRFTNAKSKMTKLGEHTPKLPQRPSDDRNVIKVGRSQIQRKTLAPGKELVSEKPFAPCKKYNHSAKAKPCPIQKTLVLRNRNGKNILPLETRTRPAKSHDGQMRDSFPSEVSNKIENKENLIEFATSNAGKIGNMLPGAEKPPLPHELASAFSNFKCPLGLPVKDSEQSFEVSFQNKLESWEKEKEKENLELDEFLFLEQAADEISFSSNSSFVQRILDQDQQTLKGRRMSSTPIKAKQQQVKELAVELINKKNKKAEHMTQGNTNDRAVMDIVSNSGTAVRVKDPSTRTGSAVFPVSSVTAAPALKSDQWIINEDKGESSDDTNTDSESEFETTFKQENEDVKAPFGSHRDSDPEFFDYGVSVTDVSKERKDGDAGLGLSDQDCSVLSQQKIRKASEHQRGVSCVSRRKFEFDDERTWSDLDENYVNGDLPEKYPEIPLQPDGSSKNDTTVPDKARTRKVASKWGDEMTKESAVDSASYEPPVSNLMVKLFPSLKAKQKASCHVEPEVRSTVTQVPGRERTATGSTVPSQVLREKLSELETEIARFRAENITLSKLREEREHALATIRKEIADFQQQKVQELAEIEEYKKKEMKKLQKERKVFEKYTTEARAIPDKKERDEIQALKQQVAELQEDLKRKEAKWSTTHRRLKDHIEALVNENLELKEEVKIMERFRLEAWKKVEAAGNKRKTENSGMTLKRAESCRPNRGIKSQTASLLLPVQKCSKINGTSSSQAKGNPSGTPASGAASERHTSETVTALEDSSKTFMVDASPNEAQKSAPAGPAYTDGEEVQRETAYPDGKVEKVLKNGCHLIFFPNGTWKKVGSDGKTVTITFFNGDVKQVLPDQTVIYYYADAKTTHTTYADGLEVLQFSNGQIEKYYPDGKKEITFPDQTIKNLFTDGQEESIFPDGTIVRIQRDGSKTIEFNNGQRELHTSQFKRREYPDGTVKTVYVDGQQETKYVSGRVRVKDKDGNVIMDTKV is encoded by the exons ATGTTGATGCTACATCAGCAATTAAATTGGAATGCAATTGACAAGATGCCAGCTGTTGAAGATCCCAGTAGCGGACAAAACTTCATTGGACGTTGGATGTCTGATAGTTCCCGTGCCGGAGTCTTACTAGATCCTTGTTTCACTGGCTTGAAAATCAACAAAGAAAATCTGTTACGTGGACCTGAAAATGTCACAGCTTTCCCTGCACAAGTGTTGCATCTTTCAGACAGCTGTTCTGTAAGTGATGACTCCTTATATGAAGAGTCTGGCAGCTCTTGTACACTTCAGCAATATACCACTGAAACatcttctccagcagcagcatgtaACATAGAAGCCTCTAAACCAGACTTTGTCCATGGTGGAGTGGATGGTCAGAATAAATCTGATCACAGTGATCCACTCTTACAAAAGCTTGAACAG ctgaaggagctgcagcAACAGAAACAGGAACAGCTAAAGAAACAACAGATGGAGCAACTTCAAAGACTaatggaagagcagcagaagctACTTAGCATGGTATCTGGCCAGAGTGCAGATCCTG GCTCTGCTCTAATGCCTGAAAGTCAAAAGCTCAGACCTGGGCATTCAGTGTGTTTAACGACTTTGCACCAGTTGCCATCTCCTGGGTATCAGAACATCTTTGAAGACAGAGCTTCTTCTCCTGTGGCTTCTCCACATATGCAAGGCAGTGATTTTTTACAGAAGTTAAGCAACAAAGAATGCACCTCATCTTTGAAGAACAGTCTTTCAAGAGTGTCTGCCTGTGAGAGACAAG gaaaaaggatgTTGTGTCCAGAACAAAAGATGGAAACATTAATGGAGGATGAAGATGATCCCAGTGACCCTGTATGTGTGGACAGTGCAAATCTCTCTGAAAATTCCAGTGGAGGAAAAGATTTGTGGACTAACACAGAGGAAAG ACCCATTAAAGCTGCAATTCAGGAGAAGAAGCAGACATTTGAAGAATTCCTGGAAGAACAGATACGACTAGAAGAGCAGCGTCTGGAGCAAAACCAGAAGCAG gagacaaatGGATCATCCATTCAAAAACCAGTGATCAAGCGACCCTTCCTGAGAAGAGGAGAAGGCTTAACGAGGTTCACTAATGCCAAATCTAAAATGACAAAACTTGGAGAACACACCCCAAAACTTCCACAAAGGCCTTCAGATGACAGAAATGTTATTAAAGTGGGCAGATCACAAATACAGAGGAAAACTCTGGCTCCTGGCAAAGAACTGGTTTCTGAGAAACCTTTTGCACCATGTAAAAAATACAACCACAGTGCCAAAGCCAAACCCTGTCCGATTCAGAAGACTTTGGTACTCAGGAATCGCAATGGAAAAAACATCTTGCCGTTAGAAACAAGAACACGACCAGCAAAAAGTCATGATGGACAGATGAGAGATTCTTTCCCATCAGAAGTTAgcaacaaaatagaaaataaagagaaCTTAATAGAGTTTGCTACATCTAATGCTGGCAAAATTGGAAACATGCTGCCTGGCGCAGAGAAGCCTCCCTTGCCTCATGAACTGGCCAGTGCCTTTTCTAATTTCAAGTGTCCTCTAGGCCTCCCTGTGAAAGATTCAGAACAGTCTTTTGAAGTTTCATTTCAGAATAAGCTGGAAagctgggaaaaagaaaaagaaaaagagaatctaGAATTAGATGAGTTTTTGTTTCTGGAGCAAGCTGCAGATGAAATATCTTTCTCAAGTAACTCCTCATTTGTGCAAAGGATCTTGGATCAAGATCAACAAACTTTAAAAGGCCGTAGAATGTCTTCTACCCCTATTAAGGCAAAACAGCAGCAAGTAAAGGAACTGGCTGTTGAGCttataaacaagaaaaataaaaaggcagagcATATGACACAGGGAAATACAAATGATAGAGCAGTTATGGATATAGTCTCAAATTCAGGAACAGCTGTCAGAGTGAAGGATCCATCGACTAGAACAGGCAGTGCAGTATTTCCAGTTTCTTCCgtgacagcagctcctgctttgaAAAGTGATCAGTGGATTATAAATGAAGACAAGGGTGAGAGCAGTGATGATACCAATACAGATTCCGAGAGTGAATTTGAGACCACATTCAAGCAGGAAAATGAAGACGTCAAGGCACCCTTTGGAAGCCACAGAGACAGTGACccagaattttttgattatggAGTGTCTGTTACAGACGtcagcaaagaaaggaaagatggaGATGCTGGCCTTGGCTTGTCAGACCAAGATTGCAGTGTACTGTCACAGCAAAAGATTAGAAAAGCTTCAGAGCATCAGAGAGGCGTGTCTTGTGTAAGCAGGAGGAAGTTTGAGTTTGATGATGAGAGAACATGGAGTGATCTTGATGAAAATTACGTCAATGGTGATTTACCTGAAAAATACCCTGAAATACCTTTGCAGCCAGACGGTTCGAGTAAGAATGATACAACTGTCCCAGATAAAGCAAGAACGAGAAAAGTTGCCTCAAAATGGGGAGATGAGATGACCAAAGAGTCTGCAGTGGACAGTGCTTCATATGAACCTCCTGTATCCAACCTGATGGTGAAACTGTTTCCTTCCCTGAAGGCGAAGCAGAAGGCGAGCTGCCACGTAGAGCCTGAGGTCAGATCAACCGTGACACAGGTGCcaggaagggagagaacagcCACTG GAAGCACTGTTCCATCCCAGGTACTGAGGGAGAAACTCAGTGAATTGGAAACTGAAATAGCGAGATTCAGAGCTGAGAACATCACTCTAAGCAAACTGCGTGAGGAACGAGAGCACGCCTTGGCAACTATCAG GAAGGAAATTGCAGACTTTCAACAGCAAAAAGTCCAAGAACTGGCTGAAATagaagaatataaaaaaaaggaaatgaagaaactGCAAAAGGAGCGTAAAGTTTTTGAAAAATACACCACAGAAGCCAGAGCAATTCCAGATAAAAAAGAACGTGATGAAATTCAG GCTTTAAAACAGCAGGTTGCAGAGTTACAGGAAGACTTGAAACGAAAAGAGGCAAAATGGTCAACCACCCATCGACGCCTGAAAGATCACATAGAAGCTTTAGTAAATGAGAATCTGGAGCTCAAAGAGGAAGTCAAAATTATGGAAAGGTTTCGTCTAGAAGCCTGGAAGAAAGTAGAAGCTGCTggaaacaagaggaaaacagaaaattccgGAATGACTCTAAAAAGAGCAGAATCT TGCCGACCAAACAGAGGCATAAAAAGTCAAACTGCATCTCTGCTTCTTCCAGTACAGAAGTGCAGCAAGATAAATGGCACCAGCTCCTCGCAGGCAAAAG GAAATCCTTCTGGAACACCTGCATCAGGAGCTGCTAGTGAGAGACACACCTCTGAGACAGTGACTGCACTAGAAGATTCTTCTAAGACTTTCATGGTA GATGCCTCTCCAAATGAAGCTCAGAAGTCCGCACCAGCTGGCCCTGCATACACAGATGGGGAAGAGGTACAGAGAGAAACTGCTTATCCTGATGGAAAG gttgaAAAGGTTTTGAAAAATGGCTGTCACCTCATCTTTTTCCCCAATGGGACATGGAAAAAAGTGGGTTCTGATGGGAAGACCGTAACTATAACCTTCTTCAACGGGGATGTGAAGCAGGTTCTGCCTGATCAAACTGTG aTCTATTATTATGCTGATGCTAAGACTACACACACCACATATGCTGATGGCTTAGAGGTCTTGCAGTTTTCAAATGGGCAAATAG AGAAGTACTATCCTGATGGCAAGAAAGAAATCACCTTCCCTGATCAAACCATTAAAAATCTGTTTACGGATGGGCAAGAAGAAAGCATCTTCCCAGACGGGACTATCGTCCGTATCCAGCG AGATGGAAGCAAAACTATTGAGTTCAATAATGGCCAGAGAGAACTACACACCTCACAGTTCAAGAGACGTGAGTATCCTGACGGGACTGTCAAGACTGTGTACGTGGATGGACAGCAGGAAACCAAGTATGTCTCTGGGAGGGTAAGGGTGAAGGACAAGGACGGCAACGTTATCATGGACACCAAGGTGTAG
- the CENPJ gene encoding centromere protein J isoform X2 — translation MLMLHQQLNWNAIDKMPAVEDPSSGQNFIGRWMSDSSRAGVLLDPCFTGLKINKENLLRGPENVTAFPAQVLHLSDSCSVSDDSLYEESGSSCTLQQYTTETSSPAAACNIEASKPDFVHGGVDGQNKSDHSDPLLQKLEQLKELQQQKQEQLKKQQMEQLQRLMEEQQKLLSMVSGQSADPGSALMPESQKLRPGHSVCLTTLHQLPSPGYQNIFEDRASSPVASPHMQGSDFLQKLSNKECTSSLKNSLSRVSACERQGKRMLCPEQKMETLMEDEDDPSDPVCVDSANLSENSSGGKDLWTNTEERPIKAAIQEKKQTFEEFLEEQIRLEEQRLEQNQKQETNGSSIQKPVIKRPFLRRGEGLTRFTNAKSKMTKLGEHTPKLPQRPSDDRNVIKVGRSQIQRKTLAPGKELVSEKPFAPCKKYNHSAKAKPCPIQKTLVLRNRNGKNILPLETRTRPAKSHDGQMRDSFPSEVSNKIENKENLIEFATSNAGKIGNMLPGAEKPPLPHELASAFSNFKCPLGLPVKDSEQSFEVSFQNKLESWEKEKEKENLELDEFLFLEQAADEISFSSNSSFVQRILDQDQQTLKGRRMSSTPIKAKQQQVKELAVELINKKNKKAEHMTQGNTNDRAVMDIVSNSGTAVRVKDPSTRTGSAVFPVSSVTAAPALKSDQWIINEDKGESSDDTNTDSESEFETTFKQENEDVKAPFGSHRDSDPEFFDYGVSVTDVSKERKDGDAGLGLSDQDCSVLSQQKIRKASEHQRGVSCVSRRKFEFDDERTWSDLDENYVNGDLPEKYPEIPLQPDGSSKNDTTVPDKARTRKVASKWGDEMTKESAVDSASYEPPVSNLMVKLFPSLKAKQKASCHVEPEVRSTVTQVPGRERTATGSTVPSQVLREKLSELETEIARFRAENITLSKLREEREHALATIRKEIADFQQQKVQELAEIEEYKKKEMKKLQKERKVFEKYTTEARAIPDKKERDEIQALKQQVAELQEDLKRKEAKWSTTHRRLKDHIEALVNENLELKEEVKIMERFRLEAWKKVEAAGNKRKTENSGMTLKRAESCRPNRGIKSQTASLLLPVQKCSKINGTSSSQAKGNPSGTPASGAASERHTSETVTALEDSSKTFMDASPNEAQKSAPAGPAYTDGEEVQRETAYPDGKVEKVLKNGCHLIFFPNGTWKKVGSDGKTVTITFFNGDVKQVLPDQTVIYYYADAKTTHTTYADGLEVLQFSNGQIEKYYPDGKKEITFPDQTIKNLFTDGQEESIFPDGTIVRIQRDGSKTIEFNNGQRELHTSQFKRREYPDGTVKTVYVDGQQETKYVSGRVRVKDKDGNVIMDTKV, via the exons ATGTTGATGCTACATCAGCAATTAAATTGGAATGCAATTGACAAGATGCCAGCTGTTGAAGATCCCAGTAGCGGACAAAACTTCATTGGACGTTGGATGTCTGATAGTTCCCGTGCCGGAGTCTTACTAGATCCTTGTTTCACTGGCTTGAAAATCAACAAAGAAAATCTGTTACGTGGACCTGAAAATGTCACAGCTTTCCCTGCACAAGTGTTGCATCTTTCAGACAGCTGTTCTGTAAGTGATGACTCCTTATATGAAGAGTCTGGCAGCTCTTGTACACTTCAGCAATATACCACTGAAACatcttctccagcagcagcatgtaACATAGAAGCCTCTAAACCAGACTTTGTCCATGGTGGAGTGGATGGTCAGAATAAATCTGATCACAGTGATCCACTCTTACAAAAGCTTGAACAG ctgaaggagctgcagcAACAGAAACAGGAACAGCTAAAGAAACAACAGATGGAGCAACTTCAAAGACTaatggaagagcagcagaagctACTTAGCATGGTATCTGGCCAGAGTGCAGATCCTG GCTCTGCTCTAATGCCTGAAAGTCAAAAGCTCAGACCTGGGCATTCAGTGTGTTTAACGACTTTGCACCAGTTGCCATCTCCTGGGTATCAGAACATCTTTGAAGACAGAGCTTCTTCTCCTGTGGCTTCTCCACATATGCAAGGCAGTGATTTTTTACAGAAGTTAAGCAACAAAGAATGCACCTCATCTTTGAAGAACAGTCTTTCAAGAGTGTCTGCCTGTGAGAGACAAG gaaaaaggatgTTGTGTCCAGAACAAAAGATGGAAACATTAATGGAGGATGAAGATGATCCCAGTGACCCTGTATGTGTGGACAGTGCAAATCTCTCTGAAAATTCCAGTGGAGGAAAAGATTTGTGGACTAACACAGAGGAAAG ACCCATTAAAGCTGCAATTCAGGAGAAGAAGCAGACATTTGAAGAATTCCTGGAAGAACAGATACGACTAGAAGAGCAGCGTCTGGAGCAAAACCAGAAGCAG gagacaaatGGATCATCCATTCAAAAACCAGTGATCAAGCGACCCTTCCTGAGAAGAGGAGAAGGCTTAACGAGGTTCACTAATGCCAAATCTAAAATGACAAAACTTGGAGAACACACCCCAAAACTTCCACAAAGGCCTTCAGATGACAGAAATGTTATTAAAGTGGGCAGATCACAAATACAGAGGAAAACTCTGGCTCCTGGCAAAGAACTGGTTTCTGAGAAACCTTTTGCACCATGTAAAAAATACAACCACAGTGCCAAAGCCAAACCCTGTCCGATTCAGAAGACTTTGGTACTCAGGAATCGCAATGGAAAAAACATCTTGCCGTTAGAAACAAGAACACGACCAGCAAAAAGTCATGATGGACAGATGAGAGATTCTTTCCCATCAGAAGTTAgcaacaaaatagaaaataaagagaaCTTAATAGAGTTTGCTACATCTAATGCTGGCAAAATTGGAAACATGCTGCCTGGCGCAGAGAAGCCTCCCTTGCCTCATGAACTGGCCAGTGCCTTTTCTAATTTCAAGTGTCCTCTAGGCCTCCCTGTGAAAGATTCAGAACAGTCTTTTGAAGTTTCATTTCAGAATAAGCTGGAAagctgggaaaaagaaaaagaaaaagagaatctaGAATTAGATGAGTTTTTGTTTCTGGAGCAAGCTGCAGATGAAATATCTTTCTCAAGTAACTCCTCATTTGTGCAAAGGATCTTGGATCAAGATCAACAAACTTTAAAAGGCCGTAGAATGTCTTCTACCCCTATTAAGGCAAAACAGCAGCAAGTAAAGGAACTGGCTGTTGAGCttataaacaagaaaaataaaaaggcagagcATATGACACAGGGAAATACAAATGATAGAGCAGTTATGGATATAGTCTCAAATTCAGGAACAGCTGTCAGAGTGAAGGATCCATCGACTAGAACAGGCAGTGCAGTATTTCCAGTTTCTTCCgtgacagcagctcctgctttgaAAAGTGATCAGTGGATTATAAATGAAGACAAGGGTGAGAGCAGTGATGATACCAATACAGATTCCGAGAGTGAATTTGAGACCACATTCAAGCAGGAAAATGAAGACGTCAAGGCACCCTTTGGAAGCCACAGAGACAGTGACccagaattttttgattatggAGTGTCTGTTACAGACGtcagcaaagaaaggaaagatggaGATGCTGGCCTTGGCTTGTCAGACCAAGATTGCAGTGTACTGTCACAGCAAAAGATTAGAAAAGCTTCAGAGCATCAGAGAGGCGTGTCTTGTGTAAGCAGGAGGAAGTTTGAGTTTGATGATGAGAGAACATGGAGTGATCTTGATGAAAATTACGTCAATGGTGATTTACCTGAAAAATACCCTGAAATACCTTTGCAGCCAGACGGTTCGAGTAAGAATGATACAACTGTCCCAGATAAAGCAAGAACGAGAAAAGTTGCCTCAAAATGGGGAGATGAGATGACCAAAGAGTCTGCAGTGGACAGTGCTTCATATGAACCTCCTGTATCCAACCTGATGGTGAAACTGTTTCCTTCCCTGAAGGCGAAGCAGAAGGCGAGCTGCCACGTAGAGCCTGAGGTCAGATCAACCGTGACACAGGTGCcaggaagggagagaacagcCACTG GAAGCACTGTTCCATCCCAGGTACTGAGGGAGAAACTCAGTGAATTGGAAACTGAAATAGCGAGATTCAGAGCTGAGAACATCACTCTAAGCAAACTGCGTGAGGAACGAGAGCACGCCTTGGCAACTATCAG GAAGGAAATTGCAGACTTTCAACAGCAAAAAGTCCAAGAACTGGCTGAAATagaagaatataaaaaaaaggaaatgaagaaactGCAAAAGGAGCGTAAAGTTTTTGAAAAATACACCACAGAAGCCAGAGCAATTCCAGATAAAAAAGAACGTGATGAAATTCAG GCTTTAAAACAGCAGGTTGCAGAGTTACAGGAAGACTTGAAACGAAAAGAGGCAAAATGGTCAACCACCCATCGACGCCTGAAAGATCACATAGAAGCTTTAGTAAATGAGAATCTGGAGCTCAAAGAGGAAGTCAAAATTATGGAAAGGTTTCGTCTAGAAGCCTGGAAGAAAGTAGAAGCTGCTggaaacaagaggaaaacagaaaattccgGAATGACTCTAAAAAGAGCAGAATCT TGCCGACCAAACAGAGGCATAAAAAGTCAAACTGCATCTCTGCTTCTTCCAGTACAGAAGTGCAGCAAGATAAATGGCACCAGCTCCTCGCAGGCAAAAG GAAATCCTTCTGGAACACCTGCATCAGGAGCTGCTAGTGAGAGACACACCTCTGAGACAGTGACTGCACTAGAAGATTCTTCTAAGACTTTCATG GATGCCTCTCCAAATGAAGCTCAGAAGTCCGCACCAGCTGGCCCTGCATACACAGATGGGGAAGAGGTACAGAGAGAAACTGCTTATCCTGATGGAAAG gttgaAAAGGTTTTGAAAAATGGCTGTCACCTCATCTTTTTCCCCAATGGGACATGGAAAAAAGTGGGTTCTGATGGGAAGACCGTAACTATAACCTTCTTCAACGGGGATGTGAAGCAGGTTCTGCCTGATCAAACTGTG aTCTATTATTATGCTGATGCTAAGACTACACACACCACATATGCTGATGGCTTAGAGGTCTTGCAGTTTTCAAATGGGCAAATAG AGAAGTACTATCCTGATGGCAAGAAAGAAATCACCTTCCCTGATCAAACCATTAAAAATCTGTTTACGGATGGGCAAGAAGAAAGCATCTTCCCAGACGGGACTATCGTCCGTATCCAGCG AGATGGAAGCAAAACTATTGAGTTCAATAATGGCCAGAGAGAACTACACACCTCACAGTTCAAGAGACGTGAGTATCCTGACGGGACTGTCAAGACTGTGTACGTGGATGGACAGCAGGAAACCAAGTATGTCTCTGGGAGGGTAAGGGTGAAGGACAAGGACGGCAACGTTATCATGGACACCAAGGTGTAG